The genomic stretch GTAGTACTCCAGTGTTTCTATGAACCGAGTCAAGAAAGGGGTAGTATTGGTATTCGACTCTTGCTCTACCAAAGTGGTAACCTTCGGGTTGAGCGATTTCACCATTCTTAGTAAACCGTCCCTCGGGTTGTTCACGTCGACACTCTCATCTGGGGTGTGGTGGAGCTGCAGCGGGAAATTAACAGCCAACGCTTCCCCGGGCCGAACATCAAGCATGTCCCGAGTAACATCAGGGCCGAAAACCGGTATAGCGTGGAACTCAACTGGTATTTGGTGTTTTTCAGAGAGCGCCTTTAAACGCATACCAACGGCTTCCAAGTTAGTTCCCCGGGCATACTTTGATATAGGATCGTCAATGCCCGTGATTCTAACATAGGGGGCCCCACCGGGTCTCTTCGCTAAGGCTTGCAAAAGAGTCAACCATTGAGTACCCTGTGCAATCTGAAAATCGATTATATGTATCCGATCCTCATTCCTGCATGCTTCAGCTATAGCTCCATTAGCAGCCATGTATCCGAACTTGAGGTATGGACATATTTCATAAAGGATGTGCATGTAAGAAAGCAAGTCTTTGCCTAGAGGCTCCTTGCACCGAAGAGCGCGATAAATATTAGTTCCTGAAGACTCCTTTCTCGCCACAAGCCCTTCAATCATATACGCACCAAGTCGTTGGATTGGTTCCCCGGAGATTGATACTTCATTTCTAGCCTTCTCTGTTAATTTCTCGAAATCTTCGATTCTATTCTCCGATAAAGCCCTTGCACATTCAATCAGTAATTGTTTTAGATTACCAGCTGGCATATTATCCATCGCCTTATGGCGTTTCTCGCTTTGACCTTCATCTTCTGATCTTCTCCCTCCAGAGGTCGAAGATGACTGGACTTGACCACCTTGTGTGTCCCGACTCCAAGACCTTGACCTTTGACTCGCGATAATTGGTTGCCGGCTTTCACCCATAGACGGGTTAGTTCCAGTAGTTTCATCTCCCATCAGAGCAGTTTCGAGCTCCAGAAGGGCATGTTTCATGCTGACTCCATAGTCAACACTCTCAACAGACCGAATAACAACGCCGTGAGCAGAATCAATCGAAGGGCTTGAATTCACTCCATGATAGTAGCTGTTGGTTTCGAGGGGTGAATTACAAGACGGGCTTTTGACTGATAAAGACTCCGTTGAACTGTGATGCTCTTTACTGTCACTCAATGTCGTGTGAGTATCACAATCGAAATGACTAGAGAAAGGTGAGATCGGTGAATCTCTAAAATTGTACTTCAAAGTTTCAAATAACTTATTTGGAATTGGTGAAGGAGTACACTGAGCTGAGATATAAGTTGAGTCGGTACCAGTAACACTGTATCCGTAGATCTGGCGCGAGTCCATGCTATAACATCAGTCAGTAACTTCCCTTTGTttaagcaaagaaagcctcaatTGATACGGAGTATCTTAATTCGTGGTGGCTCCAGAGTTACCCTGCAAGGCTGCAATAACCAGATAGCATACGCGTTTTAGTAAGTCCCTCAAAACTTGCGATCATCTGGCTTTAGTAATTTGTTGGCTAGATAAACAATTCAATGTAGAACAAACAGGGAGCAATATTCGGAACATTGGAACGACTCAGGAGTCAGGAATCGGCTTCCAAGTTCCAAGACATGTAcaaacaacaaccaccacaagGGGAAAAGATTGGAGTTCAGATCAAAGAACCCGAAACTTGGGTAAACGTGACAAAATACAAGTATACACCCCGTGAATCCACCCAACATGTCTTCAAGATGGGACACTGGCTCTCGGTTAGATGCCAAGCGAAAAATAATCAACTAAACACCACCACAATAACTCGGATTATAACCGGCCAAGTAACATGAACTCGATCTCAAAACAATCCTAGGGTTGATACCCCGTTCATCCTGACAATACTATAGATATGCCTCCCCATTCAGTGGCGTAGCCACCTTATGAGCTTACTGAATCGTATGCCGGCATATGTATGATTGTACTGATTTTTGGGTGGTTATTAAATTTACGTTGTTATCAAATTTTCTGGCTACGCCACTGTTCCCGTTTCTAAAGGGAATTGGGACCTAAATATAACATGCTACCAACATCTTTGTTTCTCGGACTCATTTAGACATGTGCATGTACAGTCAGTGGCGGAGCCAAGATTTGAACTTAgggggcgaacgactaatttcataaggcaccccgaaaaaatttcgaaaaatttaactaaaaacttcgaaaatttcatccgtcagggggcgaccgcccctgctagcccccctagctccaccactgtgTACAGTAGTACAAGTGTCGAGTATCAGAGACAGGTATAAGAAAAGTTATATTCTTTCCatttcaatcatttatttaccttt from Silene latifolia isolate original U9 population chromosome 5, ASM4854445v1, whole genome shotgun sequence encodes the following:
- the LOC141656457 gene encoding chitin-inducible gibberellin-responsive protein 1-like; translation: MDSRQIYGYSVTGTDSTYISAQCTPSPIPNKLFETLKYNFRDSPISPFSSHFDCDTHTTLSDSKEHHSSTESLSVKSPSCNSPLETNSYYHGVNSSPSIDSAHGVVIRSVESVDYGVSMKHALLELETALMGDETTGTNPSMGESRQPIIASQRSRSWSRDTQGGQVQSSSTSGGRRSEDEGQSEKRHKAMDNMPAGNLKQLLIECARALSENRIEDFEKLTEKARNEVSISGEPIQRLGAYMIEGLVARKESSGTNIYRALRCKEPLGKDLLSYMHILYEICPYLKFGYMAANGAIAEACRNEDRIHIIDFQIAQGTQWLTLLQALAKRPGGAPYVRITGIDDPISKYARGTNLEAVGMRLKALSEKHQIPVEFHAIPVFGPDVTRDMLDVRPGEALAVNFPLQLHHTPDESVDVNNPRDGLLRMVKSLNPKVTTLVEQESNTNTTPFLTRFIETLEYYSAMFESIDVTMGRDRKERIGVEQHCLAKDIVNVIACEGKERVERHELFGKWKSRLTMAGFQQYPLSSYVNSVIRGLLRCYSEHYTLVEKDGAMLLGWKDRMLISASAWH